The DNA region gcgccaccagggaagccccatcataacttttatatgcactgggaaaccaaaaaatccgcaagacttgctttattgcgataGTCTGGAACTGACCCCGcgatatctccgaggtatgcctgtattttgtagttaaaagaattgaaaagagagagagagagagagaagtaagacATGCTCTCCCCCTGGTGTCTGAGAATCCTGGGGATTCGTGTCCTTGTGACCCTCTTGATTCAAGGTCTTCCCTCCATGCCTTTGGTTCTGTCTCACATGGTGATGGTCCATGCAAAACTCTGTCCCTCCTCAATTCCCACAAAAGATCCCCTTGCACACAGCCACTCGAGGtgtaataaataaactttaatgaGGTGTTTGGGGGCTGGGGACGGACAAGGGGTTTATGTGGCAGCAAGGCAACTGATCTCCCTTTGTGTCCCTGACACTGTGGAGCCCCACTGGCCTTGTCACCCCCTTACCACTCCCGTGCTGCTGGGTCGCATCTCTTTCCCGTCCTTCTCTGTTCTGCATTCTCCCATCTGCCTAGAGAGAAGCCCAGATCCTTCTCACTTTCTCTTGCAGAGTGGCTCATGCCCTGCATTCTGGCCCAGGGTCTCTATCTCCCTAAGGTATTTTCTCCAACAGACAGTTCTGTCTGTCCCACTTGCAGTGTAGTAAACCGTAACCGTGTGTAAAcagctttcctgagttctgtgactCCTTATGGTGAATGACTCAACCTGAGGGTTGGTCTTGAGGACCCCTGAGCTTGCACCCGCCCACTGTGTTGTGAGGCAGAGGGGACATTCTTGAGGTCTGGCAAGGGAAGGGTGGCCAGTCTCTTTGGAGGGAGACGTCATCCATTGAGGTGGGGTGGCTGTCCAGCTGCGAGGCCCGCTTCCTCACCAGCCCCAGTGACGACTCTCTCTGTTCATTCCCGATGCTGTCACCTGGTGCCCTCTGTCGGTGGATCCCGGGGAGAGCTGGCATTGCAGCCAACAGCTGAATAGATGACATTCTGGAAGGGGGAATACACAAACTTTAGCCTCAGGCCTTTCCAAAACAATTCTTCCTGCTGAAGCCCAGCATGCAAAGAGCTGCAGGCCTGCTTCTGTCCCCGCCCCTGGAAGCCAGGGCAGCACTTCTCCAGGTGTGGTCATGAGTagggaggggagggacagggtGCCTATGAAAATTCAGGTCCCCAGGCGCCAGCACAGACCCACCAGACAGACCACTCTCagggggtgggacccaggaacctacagtttatatttatttatttaggccacaccgtgtggcctgtgggatcttagttccctgaccagggattgaacccgggccctcggcaatgagagcgcggagtcctaaccactggaccgccagggagttcccggAACCTGTGTTTCAGCAAACCTTACAGGGGATTCTGCCCAGCAGGAAGGGTTTGGGAACTGATGCTCGAGGCTTTTGAAGAAAAGATCCAGGACCTGACTCCTGAGGCTGTGCTGGCTTTTGGTTAAGTGCTGCAGGTGCCCAGAGAGGCCTGGCCCCTCCTTGGGAAAGCCCACAGTGATTAATCTGTGGTTGGTGCAGAATTCCCCCATACCCTCCTCAGCTCCATCACCACACTTACCCCATTAGCAGACGAACTGTGCTGGTTCCAACCTGAGGAGACAGGAGGAGAAGTGGTCAGAAGTGAATGACAACGCTGGAAAGTGTGGGAAGAAGGCGCGTGTGGGTGGCCAGGCCCCCTGAGTTCTAAGGCCTGGCTCTGCTATTGATGTGGGGGAATCACTTCCCAAAATGGTttctacatttataaaacacaacTGGGGTATGGGCTTCATCTAGTTATTCATTCAGTTATTaagtatacataaatatttactgagcgcaggctctggaaccagatggaagggttcaaatcccagctctgtcctttagcagctgtgtgaccatgggtaattgacttaacctctctgtgcctcagtttcctcaaccatCAAACAGGGATTTATTCAGCAAATAGAAAAtgtctactttgtgccaggtgcaTTCTAGGTGCCGGGGATATGGATgtggtgagcaaaacagacaaaaatccctctTCTCATGGTGCCTATGTTAATAACAACAGGCATATtagtaatagtgataataatcATAGCTTATATATACACCCAGTGTGTGGTTTACAGTGTGCCAAATGCTGCACTAAGTACTGTACCTATATTATAAGGTACAGtcactcccatttcacagaggaggaaactgagtcatagaGAGTAAGGTATTTTCCCATAGTGATGCAATAAAGCGGTGGAGTGTGGACTCAGAtacaggcagtctggctctggaCGTCATGCATTCAGCAAACACGTACTCAAATGCCTCTTTTGTGCCCGACCCTGTGGTAGGTGGTGCTGAGGACACAACCATGACCATGACACTTCTAGCTCTGCCCTCCTGGGGCTCCCAGTCCactggagagacagacaagtCCCCACACAGTGATGTCCCTGAGTGGGcaaggttggggtgggggagcccAAAGCAGGTGCTTGGCTCATTTCAGGAaagatcagggagggcttcctggaggagggggcctcCCACTGGGATGTGAGGAGGCCATTTTGTTTAGTGGTTGAAGGAACAAAGCTTTGTAGCCATCAGAACTGCCTTCTACTCTTGACTTTCCAGCTGTGTGCCAGCTGGCTGGTGACATCACCTCTCTGAGCaaacatttcctcatctgtaaaatgggctcatAGCAGGACTCTCTTTGCAGGGTGGTTGTGAGCATTCAAGGGGGCTGTGCGCAGAAAGTGCCTGGCATGGAGAAAGTGCTCAGCAAAATGTAGCTCTTTTGATTACAGAATTAGCCGCAGGGCTTTGCCAGAGGGAGGTGTGGGGAGGCTGCTCCAGGCAGGAGAACAGGCTTGCAAAGCCCTTGAGGTGAGAGAATGTCAGATCCTTTTAGAGCTCGGGATCAGGCCACCAGTTCCTGCCACCCCCGTCCTTTCCGTGAGAGCAGGGAGGGAGCCAGTCGTTAGCAAGACAGATGGaagaaagctggggtgggggttAAATGTTATTCCACCCTCCATCCATCCGGCAGGAGCTCCTGTGTCACCTGGATTAAAAGCCAAATCCTTACTGTGGCCTTCGAGGACCTACAGGAGCTGCTCCCACTTTGTAAAATGAATCAATGATCCAATGAATAAAACTGCCTGGTCTCAGTGTCCTCGTCTGTCAAATGAGGGAACCTCATGGTATTGgggtgaggattcagtgagaggCTGCCACGTGGAAGGCTTagtgcagagcctggcacatagtaggtgctcagttatgTGGGCTGTGGTGATGTTCATTTATGGCAGACAGGCGGGGGATGTCGCAAAAAAGAGGGGACTCACAGGAGTTTCTGGATTTCCAGAAATAAATCAGGAGCCCCAGGAGTAGACCAACCGTCATGATAGTGAAAGTCAGGATGATAATGATCTTAGAGGACAAGCCCGAATGTGACGGCTCTCTGGGAAGTCctgcaggaagagaaggaagtagAGATTTAAGATGAGAGACTTCGGGCTTTTTACCTGCCCCCAAAATATTACCcttcgttttttttgttttttgttttttgtgaaacAGTATGCCTTACATTGATtttctgaatgtatttttttttctttatattttatttatttatttatggctgtgctgggtcttcgtttctgcgcgagggctttctccagttgcggcgagcgggggccacacttcatcgcggtgcgcgggcctctcaccgccgcggcctctcctgttgcggagcacaggctccagatgcgcaggctcagtaattgtggctcatgggcccagccgctccgcggcatgtgggatcatcccagaccagggcttgaacccgtgtcccctgcattggcaggcagacccccaaccactgcgccaccagggaagccctacccttcgttttttaaggaagctaCCACTCTGCTTCCCTCAGTCTATATGGTTTAGGTGGACTTGACCCCACCCTCTGGTTCCTAGGATGGGACTTTGACCTgggcctggccaatcagagcattCCATTCTCCCTGGCTACTGTGATTGGTtcatggggctgggggtggtctGTAACTTAAGTTGAGCCAATGAGAGCCAGCCCTGGGATTTTGGCTAGATTATTGAAAGTGGTGTATTCTTTCCCTTGGGATTTCTAAACTGGTGGGCTGTGAGCCTATAGCTGCTGAGGACCATCTTACCTTCCTGAGGGGAAAGCCTGCCAGGGAATAAAGCCAGCATAGAGAAAAGCAGAGACAAGAGAGGTCAAGAAAAGCAGAGACAAGAGGGGTCAAGAAAAGTTCCTGGGTTACATAGTTGGAGCACCTGGATCTAACCATACCTGAAGGTACCTTTCCAATAAAGTCCCATTTTTGCTTGGACTATTTTGAGTTGTGCTTCTATCAACTGCAAAGGATAGAGTTCTGTCTAATACACTTGGAAAGGCCTTCCTGAGTCTACTGGGAAAAGGCATCACGCAACTACCCCAGCCTGGGTTTCCAGAGGGGTTGTGTCCAGGTGGCTGTACAATGGTTCCAATGGTACAGATGTTGAGTTAACAGAGAGTAAACCTTCCATGAGGGGGGCTTAGGGGAAGGATGGGAGCTAGAGAGCATTCTTGTGGCTGAGGGACTCGTTTAACCAGGGACCACCTCTAAACTCCTCCTTCAGAGGGAAGCCTACTGTGATTTCCTCTTTTGATCTTTCTGTTCTCCCCACCCAGGGGGCTTCTTACCTGTGACCAGGACGGTCACTTCTGCCTGGCCAGTCCCTAGGGCGTTGGTGACAAGGCAGATGAAAGTCGTGTTGATGGACTCGTCCACGGTATGGATCAGGAGCCGGGCGCCCTGGGCCACAGCAGAGGGTGGCAAGGGTCCCATGGTCCTAGGAGAGACAGATAGGTGAGGAAGTGGCCTCGGCTGGAGGCCTAGAATAACAGGTGATGGGGCACTCACTGTATGCCAGGAATACAGAAACCCTCACGCCATCTGCAGTACAAGTTGAGAGCAAGCCTGGAGttcccccagctctgcctctcacaCTCCCATCCAGCCGATTGGCAGATCCTGTCTGCCCCACCTTCAAAATCTAGCCTGAGTCTGACGACTCCTCAGGGCCTGAGCAGaggcctgaaggaggtgagggtgaGCCGTGTGGGTACCgatgggaagagcattccaggcataGGGAACAGCATATGCGAAGACCCTGAGGTGATGGCATAACTGTAGTGTTTGAGGATCTACAAGGAGGCCACTGTGGATATAGAGGCGAGAGCAAAGGACCACGGCCACCACCCTGGTCTGTTCCCCCTACTCCTGGGGGAACCTTCTCACTGGGCTCCCTATTTCCACCCCCGCTCCCACCCTGCTCTGTCCCCCACTCAGCATCTGAGAGACCTTGTTAGAACTAAGTCagctcggggacttccctggtggcgcagtggttaagaatccacctgccagtgcaagggacacgggttcaaagaagcccgagcaccgcaactaagagcagcccccgctcgccgcaactagagaaagcctgcgcgcaccaacgaagacccagtgcagccaaaaataaataaaataaataaaattaaaaaaaattatatatataaaaaaaggactAAGTCAGCCCAAGTCCCTCCTCTGTCCAGAGCCCTCCAGTAAAGGAAAAGTCCTTAGCACGGGCACAGGTCCCACACAAGCTGGCTCCCTGATGCCACTGACCCCTTTGCTCTCGCCTCTATATCCATGGTGGCCGATGTGTTGATCCTCGAACACTCCAGCTATGTTCCCACCTCAGGGTCTTCACATATGCTGTTCCCtatgcctggaatgcccttcccatCGGTACCCATACCGcccaccctcacctccttcaggcctCTGTTCAGATGTCACCTTTGTGACGCCTTCCTTGGCCACCCTCTTTCAACTGCAGTGACCCCCTTCTCACCCTCCTCCTCTGCTTTATCTTTTCCATGGCATTTATCACCACCTGACACACTCTGTTCTTGACAACGTtatcttgtttactttttaaattttttaaaaaatattttattttggccacgccctgcagcttgtgggatcttagttccccgaccagggattgaaccccgggcccctgcagtgaaagcgcagaatccaaaccactagaccaccagggaattcccatgttaTCTTGTTTAATTGTTTCTCTCCCCCATCAGAATGGGAGCTCTGAGAGGGGAGGGAATTTGGTCTGTTTTATTTATCAAGGTTTGTGGGTCaacagcatctggcacacagtaagcagtCAAGAAGCACTGGTTTAATGGATGGAGGAGACACAGGCATGGATTTGGGCGGCAGAGCTGGCATGGAAACCCGGCTGTGTGGCTCGTGAGCCTGAATCGTGGCGCTTTGGGGCAGGAAGGTAACGGCCAGCCATCAATACTAGTTGAAAACCTTCGACCGGCAGTTCCTCCGGCCAACCACTGAGACACGACTGTGGCTGTCCACAGAGATGGACAGACGGGGATGTTCACCACCATGGCATTTGCAGAGTTGAAAACAGGAGAGCACCTCCGTATCCCCATTTGGGATGGGTTAAATCACTGAAGGGCTCATCTATGATGGAATCGCAGCACCATGAAGAAGGGGGCTGTGGGTATTTTGAAAAGCATAAAAGATAAGGACTGTTGGCTAGATGGAGACAGGAATGGACTGATGGGCAGGAATGTGATAAAGAAGTACGTGAAAATATCAGAGGGAGAATCCACGTGGTGGGGTTTTTGAGTGTTCACTGGAAAATTCTTACAGCTTTTCTGTATGTGTGAAAATTTTCCTCATAAAGTGTTGGGGGAAAATAGATCTATGTGCCTTGACATGGAGAGGTGTTCATGAGatagaggaaaaattttaaaattgtacataCAGCACAGTTTTTGTTTAGAAATATTGGAAGAAAAGACGGGAAGGATGTATAACAAAGGGTAACAGTGGAGGTGTTCTGGAGGTGACCGGGTACCTGACTACAGgtgctattttcttctttttactcatGACCATATTGTCTAAAGTTCCTACAATGCtaagttatttttgaaataagaaaaaaaggcccaataaaaattacataaaacatgggacttccttggtgctgcattggataagactctgcactcccagtgcagggagcccggtttcgatccctggtcagggtactagatcccacatgccgcaactaagagttcgcatgccgcaactaaggagcccgcgtgccacaactaagacctggagcaagcaaataaataaatttttaaaaattacataaaacaatTTACCCCTTTGCCTTTATCTTCCCCCACTTGTAACCCCGGCCTCGGTATGGATTTGAGGAGATTTTCTCATTGCTCTGCCCCTCAGTCAAGAGAACGGGGACGGGACAGTATTTGCTCTGTGAGAGGTGACTGAGCAGGTAACACGTGATGGCTGGGGAGGTGGCACAGCCCAGAGGTTAAGGGGATCAGGTTTGGAGCGAGACGCCGATGGGAGGGTCACCTCTGTGCCCCATGGCTGTGTGCCCGGGCAGATGACGGCAGCTCCTGCGGCCCAGCTAATCTTTAATCCAGGCCTGGCCATAGTGCAGACTGTGCCTGGAGTGTGGGGATCCTGTGGGTTCAAGCTAAGTACAGCAGGCACACCATAAAGAGCAGGTGTGTCAGCACACCTGGACTAAACCACCGCATAAATTGTGCGCACGCAAGACAGACATTTTCCTGGGGGCCTGCAGTTGACTGCTTGCTCTCTTTTTACTTTCCTGCCTACACCCTTCCTCCCTCAGAGCCAGGAATCGAGGTCCCCAACCCCCTCATCTCTCAGGACCCAGGTAGCTGGgttcccagcccctcctccctctgacccAGGAACTCACGTGTTCCAGTTATAACCTGTGGGCTCCGGTTTGCTGCGGACGTCACAGTTCAGGGAGGCCTCGCTACGGCCGACGTACCAGTTGCCATCATAGCCAGATATGGAGACCTCGGGGGggtctgggggaaacagacacacaggctcagagaCAAGAGAGCCTTCAGAGGGGCCTAAAGATAATTGGGATTCATGTCACAACAGGAAAAGGGCCTTGGTGGGTTTTGGGGAAAAGCTCAGGGTAGAGAGGCCTCCGAGGGGTCTGGGGCGATGGGTTctacccgccccccccaccccggctctgAGAATGGAAGTCTGGGAGTCCTCAGCAGGGTGCCAGGAGGTGGGGCACAGAGAGGGCTTCTCAGGACCTGCTTCTCTCTACTGGTTTTCCTGGGTAAAGCCAGATCCTGGTGTGCCTGGGCTGTCCTGTGAGAAGAGGCCTCCTGGGCGCTCATAATACACAGGAGCATATTCAAGGCTCTGGTAAGTCCGGCAGGAAAGAATCCTGGATGAGCCTGTTTCAGCCTGCTGCTTATGCAACTCAAATGCGATCGACGGGAGGTTTTCAAAGTCCCCAGAGGGAAGGCCAATGAGACAgggtgtttttgtgtgtgtgaggtgggggGTGCTGAGGGAATCAGTACAGCACCTACTGGGGAGGGAGTATTCGGTATAGACAATGATGGGAGGACACAGCCTGCAGGCGAGCCAGTGTAGACAACAGTGGGCTAGAGAGAAGTGCAGACTACACTGGAGCCAGTGTAGACCTCTCTCCAGGGGATCCAGTGTAGACAGTGTTGTGGGTCGGTGTGAGAGAGCGCCCGGGAGAACCCGTGTAGAAAATTCAGGTTTTCAGTGCAGCAGTGGTCACGGGCACCTCTCTAGACAACACAGGGAACAGTGCCAACTCGCCACAGCTGGTGGCCTACATGACTGGTGTAGACAGTGAGGGCAGCGCTGTATGGGGCCCAGAGGAGCCAGTGTAGATGGTTGGTAAGGCAGGGTAGAAAACGGACAAAGGAGTTGGTGTAGATGGTGGGGAAGTGGTGTAGCAGTGTGCACAAGGTCAGTGTGGACGGCTGCCCAGGGAAGCAGGTGTAGGCACTGTGTATAGATTGGGCTCAAAGGAGCCCATACGGGACGTCAGTGTAGGCGGTGGCCAGGGCAGACAATCGGGGAGCAGTGTGGACTGTGGCCTAAGAAGCTGGTATAGgcctttcctggcggtccagtggttaagactccactgtagggggcacgggttcaatccctggttggggaactaagatcccgcatgccacgtggtgcagccaaaagaaaaaaaataagctggTATAGACAATGAAGGACAGTGCCGTTTGTGGCCCAGGGGAGCCGGTGTAGATGATGTGCGGACGGGGGTAGGCAGTAATCAGGGAAGCCAGTGAGGATGATGGGGGTGATGTTGGGAGtggcctgggtgggggggggtcagTGTAGACaatggtgggggagggtggagacAGTCTGGCAGCCCCTCCTGCCCTTGCTCACACTTGGGTCCACTCACAGGGCACGGTGAGGGTCATGGGCAGCGCCACCGGCTCCTCGAAGCTCTCGTGCTCCACTCTGCAAGTGACATTCTTGCCATCCACATGGCTGGAGGGCATCAAGGTTAAGAGACTGATGACGGTGACAGTGCCGGGCAGGGGCCCTGGCTCCTGGCTTGTATTCGCCATCTTGTCCAGGGGCGGGGACCAGGAGATGCGGGCGGGCGGGCGACCCCCCCTGGAGATGCAGTGGGCCAcgggcacaggctccaggctgAGCTGGCTGAGCGGGATCTCCTGGGTCTCAGCCTTgttctggggctgggctgggggaaagaagcaaaagcacctgcagtcattcaacaaacatctcaGCAGCAGAGGAGGGCGGCTCATTGAGGGGATGGGATGTggccaggttcaaatcccagctctgcccctgagc from Balaenoptera musculus isolate JJ_BM4_2016_0621 chromosome 19, mBalMus1.pri.v3, whole genome shotgun sequence includes:
- the PVR gene encoding poliovirus receptor isoform X4; this encodes MEGEKPKKRDEETEAQRSETSSTKATARIKTIGVLAPAQVRGFLGDTTELPCKLQPLEHNVTVTQVTWTRQKLAEAARSVAVFHPTQGPSFPEPGRLEFVAARPGEELRDASLAVRGLRAEDEGNYTCQFATFPNGDRSARTWLRVLAQPQNKAETQEIPLSQLSLEPVPVAHCISRGGRPPARISWSPPLDKMANTSQEPGPLPGTVTVISLLTLMPSSHVDGKNVTCRVEHESFEEPVALPMTLTVPYPPEVSISGYDGNWYVGRSEASLNCDVRSKPEPTGYNWNTTMGPLPPSAVAQGARLLIHTVDESINTTFICLVTNALGTGQAEVTVLVTGFPLRKVRWSSAAIGSQPTSLEIPRERIHHFQ
- the PVR gene encoding poliovirus receptor isoform X2; its protein translation is MAGATLLAWPLLLLSPLSLFWASSGAGIKTIGVLAPAQVRGFLGDTTELPCKLQPLEHNVTVTQVTWTRQKLAEAARSVAVFHPTQGPSFPEPGRLEFVAARPGEELRDASLAVRGLRAEDEGNYTCQFATFPNGDRSARTWLRVLAQPQNKAETQEIPLSQLSLEPVPVAHCISRGGRPPARISWSPPLDKMANTSQEPGPLPGTVTVISLLTLMPSSHVDGKNVTCRVEHESFEEPVALPMTLTVPYPPEVSISGYDGNWYVGRSEASLNCDVRSKPEPTGYNWNTTMGPLPPSAVAQGARLLIHTVDESINTTFICLVTNALGTGQAEVTVLVTGLPREPSHSGLSSKIIIILTFTIMTVGLLLGLLIYFWKSRNSCWNQHSSSANGNVIYSAVGCNASSPRDPPTEGTR
- the PVR gene encoding poliovirus receptor isoform X1, which gives rise to MEGEKPKKRDEETEAQRSETSSTKATARIKTIGVLAPAQVRGFLGDTTELPCKLQPLEHNVTVTQVTWTRQKLAEAARSVAVFHPTQGPSFPEPGRLEFVAARPGEELRDASLAVRGLRAEDEGNYTCQFATFPNGDRSARTWLRVLAQPQNKAETQEIPLSQLSLEPVPVAHCISRGGRPPARISWSPPLDKMANTSQEPGPLPGTVTVISLLTLMPSSHVDGKNVTCRVEHESFEEPVALPMTLTVPYPPEVSISGYDGNWYVGRSEASLNCDVRSKPEPTGYNWNTTMGPLPPSAVAQGARLLIHTVDESINTTFICLVTNALGTGQAEVTVLVTGLPREPSHSGLSSKIIIILTFTIMTVGLLLGLLIYFWKSRNSCWNQHSSSANGNVIYSAVGCNASSPRDPPTEGTR
- the PVR gene encoding poliovirus receptor isoform X3, giving the protein MEGEKPKKRGIKTIGVLAPAQVRGFLGDTTELPCKLQPLEHNVTVTQVTWTRQKLAEAARSVAVFHPTQGPSFPEPGRLEFVAARPGEELRDASLAVRGLRAEDEGNYTCQFATFPNGDRSARTWLRVLAQPQNKAETQEIPLSQLSLEPVPVAHCISRGGRPPARISWSPPLDKMANTSQEPGPLPGTVTVISLLTLMPSSHVDGKNVTCRVEHESFEEPVALPMTLTVPYPPEVSISGYDGNWYVGRSEASLNCDVRSKPEPTGYNWNTTMGPLPPSAVAQGARLLIHTVDESINTTFICLVTNALGTGQAEVTVLVTGLPREPSHSGLSSKIIIILTFTIMTVGLLLGLLIYFWKSRNSCWNQHSSSANGNVIYSAVGCNASSPRDPPTEGTR